One Haloarcula sp. CBA1129 genomic window carries:
- a CDS encoding aldo/keto reductase translates to MPREYLPRLGLGTYSDEKRDQWRENVHTALDVGFRHIDTAQVYENEQYVGEGIRESSVARDDIWLSTKTVHHDVPLNAEQVPAAIDGCLDRLGVDFVDLLYVHWPSGIYDHESVLPAYDEAYKAGKTRNVGLSNFSPDLLNEAMDVLDAPLYAHQAEMHPLLPQRDLVAHAQEHDYTFVAYSPLAKGAVFDVPEICEVAEKHECTPAQVSLAWILSHENVAAIPKASSREHMTQNLATLDLALDEEDIELIDSIERRHREVDADHGPWNW, encoded by the coding sequence ATGCCACGTGAATATCTACCACGCCTTGGACTAGGAACGTATTCCGACGAGAAGCGCGACCAGTGGCGCGAGAACGTACATACAGCTCTTGACGTCGGCTTCCGACATATCGACACCGCACAGGTCTACGAGAACGAGCAGTACGTCGGTGAGGGGATCAGGGAATCTAGCGTGGCTCGAGACGACATCTGGCTCTCGACCAAGACCGTCCATCACGACGTCCCGCTAAACGCTGAGCAGGTGCCTGCCGCAATCGATGGCTGTCTCGACCGACTTGGAGTCGACTTCGTTGATCTGTTGTACGTCCACTGGCCGTCCGGCATCTACGACCACGAATCCGTCCTTCCCGCCTACGATGAGGCTTACAAGGCCGGCAAGACTCGCAACGTCGGACTCTCGAACTTTTCGCCGGACCTACTCAACGAGGCGATGGACGTGCTTGATGCCCCACTGTATGCCCATCAAGCCGAGATGCATCCATTGCTCCCGCAGCGAGACCTCGTTGCACACGCCCAGGAACACGACTACACCTTCGTCGCGTATTCACCGCTGGCGAAGGGGGCGGTGTTTGATGTCCCCGAAATCTGCGAGGTCGCTGAGAAGCACGAATGCACGCCAGCGCAAGTGAGTCTGGCGTGGATACTCTCACACGAGAACGTCGCCGCTATTCCGAAGGCCAGCAGCCGGGAACACATGACCCAGAACCTCGCCACCCTGGATCTTGCACTGGATGAGGAGGATATCGAGTTGATCGACTCGATCGAACGCCGCCACCGTGAAGTCGACGCCGATCACGGTCCATGGAACTGGTAG
- a CDS encoding ParA family protein, with translation MSADEFEGFPGTAVSLLKGGVGKSTIALNIADRLAARGHETVLLDLDKDGHMTTQLGYNDAYDRDANLGDALIDGEDPEDLLIETDFGVHLLPSSNDLENVETRLKDERFADVKLRRNVVEPLMQNGYDYVIIDAAGGRGKLSDNALIAVQRVIIPLIPRAGSINGLNKMIERQISPIRQNIGLDILAVTPNMIRETMGQHNEHRTLVENLNREFGSFVPDYARVEPEIFDALDDSSHNVDSIPKPGIRERTAISRAFKQGMPVSEFDEDCDQIPNFDHLADLVEDHSHA, from the coding sequence ATGAGTGCTGACGAATTTGAAGGGTTCCCCGGAACAGCTGTCTCGCTGCTCAAGGGCGGCGTCGGAAAATCCACGATTGCGCTTAATATCGCTGATCGACTGGCTGCTCGTGGCCATGAGACGGTACTTTTGGATCTGGATAAGGACGGGCACATGACAACCCAACTGGGATACAACGATGCTTACGACCGGGATGCTAACCTCGGCGATGCCCTTATCGATGGTGAGGACCCCGAAGACTTGCTCATTGAGACGGATTTCGGCGTTCACCTCCTCCCATCAAGCAACGATCTCGAGAACGTAGAGACGAGGCTGAAGGACGAACGGTTCGCAGATGTGAAGCTTCGGCGCAACGTCGTTGAACCCCTCATGCAAAACGGATACGACTACGTGATAATTGATGCCGCAGGCGGCCGTGGGAAGCTCTCCGATAACGCCCTCATCGCTGTCCAGCGTGTCATCATCCCGCTGATCCCACGTGCTGGTTCGATTAACGGCCTCAATAAGATGATTGAACGGCAGATTTCTCCAATTCGGCAGAATATCGGGTTAGATATTCTCGCAGTCACCCCGAATATGATTCGAGAAACAATGGGCCAACACAACGAGCATCGGACTCTTGTTGAAAATCTCAACCGAGAGTTTGGTTCGTTTGTTCCTGACTACGCTCGCGTTGAGCCGGAAATCTTCGATGCCCTTGATGATTCTAGCCACAACGTCGATAGTATTCCGAAGCCAGGAATCCGCGAACGGACTGCGATTTCTCGTGCTTTCAAACAGGGGATGCCTGTCTCAGAGTTCGACGAAGATTGTGACCAGATCCCGAATTTCGACCACTTAGCGGATCTTGTGGAGGACCACAGCCATGCCTAA